A window of the Candidatus Hydrogenedentota bacterium genome harbors these coding sequences:
- a CDS encoding PspC domain-containing protein, translating to MSRNDNTALLNWDNRIWLGVCAGLAHRFGVEPVLVRFAAVMLGIVPFLLPFLLVGYLAVYFYVYFTAEGNRSLDEINWISVAKSAAVVFAIALLLHVVSGLLATLLAHGVMLLTQGPPTIAPKWGWLVTSGGSLFRWTLFIAIPLAMLAGLPLASGWQGTMKKVVHAGLAVYGVILCFGLASLIVGTLLGFIDDTSGKPGTDALLSLMR from the coding sequence ATGAGTCGTAACGACAATACCGCGCTTCTCAACTGGGATAACCGCATTTGGCTAGGCGTTTGCGCAGGTTTGGCGCACCGGTTCGGCGTTGAGCCCGTGCTGGTTCGTTTTGCCGCCGTGATGTTGGGAATTGTGCCGTTCTTATTGCCATTCCTGCTGGTCGGGTATCTGGCCGTGTATTTCTATGTCTACTTCACCGCGGAAGGGAATCGGTCGCTGGACGAAATCAATTGGATTTCGGTAGCGAAGTCTGCCGCCGTGGTTTTTGCGATTGCTCTTCTGTTGCATGTGGTTTCGGGGCTGCTCGCGACGCTCCTCGCGCACGGCGTGATGCTCCTCACACAAGGGCCGCCGACCATCGCACCGAAGTGGGGTTGGCTGGTCACGTCAGGCGGATCGCTGTTTCGTTGGACTTTGTTTATTGCCATACCGTTGGCCATGCTGGCGGGGTTGCCGCTGGCATCGGGCTGGCAGGGCACCATGAAGAAGGTGGTCCATGCGGGTTTGGCTGTCTACGGCGTCATATTGTGTTTTGGCTTGGCCTCACTGATTGTGGGCACGCTGCTCGGCTTTATCGATGACACAAGCGGAAAGCCCGGCACGGACGCATTGCTTTCGTTGATGCGTTAA
- a CDS encoding alpha-amylase, translating to MPDTLSNLIGENYFPFGFHLTRKVWHRCGVADLLRGKTIGETRATVHATRQFVQRVNSERAAKSPAEEPIRPGHALTLGLLTDILRYVVHYYCWQQKPGVLDEGLNWTRACSSDDTVESPPPTFVNLFPPAVVELKGTPETEFLTKKEGLRSNKHVSVIEMVLLRLAISNPALKSFIPLFSDDELKQKAPYKELVELLESFFANQPPVDALGMTLFESLRAPMKAAPNSLDDQLEYIRAKWAHFLPADLIERLLVIRGILREETFMRGLGAGSTEVLRFGRHQGADADIYPEAERFSPDADWMSNVVMIAKTIYVWLDQLSKKYERPIYRLDHVPDEELDRLARWGFNCLWLIGVWERSTASEDIKRIMGNPEAVASAYSLFDYDIAADLGGDEAYQNLRDRAWQRGIRLASDMVPNHMGIYSRWVIEHPQWFLQLDYPPYPAYQFTGTNLSRDPRVGLYIEDGYWTHRDAAVVFKRVDNWTGDAKYIYHGNDGTSMPWNDTAQLNYLLPEVREAVIQTILHVARQFPVIRFDAAMTLAKKHYQRLWFPKPGDAGAIPSRAEHGMSRADFDTQMPEEFWREVVDRVAQEAPDTLLLAEAFWLMEGYFVRTLGMHRVYNSAFMNMLKMEQNSNYRETMRNVLEFSPEVLKRFVNFMNNPDERTAVEQFGKGDKYIGVALLMVTLPGLPMFGHGQIEGFTEKYGMEYRRAYWEEQVDEELVARHEREIFPLSRRRYQFSGVQHFAFYDFHADNGHVDENVFAYSNRAGDHRSIVFYNNSFGATQGWIKTSTGINTGRGDEGTIVTKSLADSLGLRGDDNVYYIFRDHRDNLEYIRSGRQLCDEGLFVHLYGYQYHVFLDFREVYDSDGSWGEIAWHLGGGGVPSVELAKRSLVLAPLREAFREAVNAETLSALMAKPLNKGVSKKTWEPIAASLEKFLTILSERSGVSAEPKPVIDKAAAWITGLRSFEKKASALKLPKNVIDYLVAPIPEPGGPDWALFWRIPLCTAILLPIDEALHGEPSHVRAEDWLEHWMLAHETRAAFVAMGRGEWEAEIDVELLSFLLDLYVSTPTDSAMVKMVFEPEIAKPILGMNQFEGVEYVNRERLESALYWLTLTHAAFAVAAPDASGKDAAAVIQRWYTWSRDVLNAAQEAGYRVAEIEKVLLDEAALEEAEKISHARASRRDP from the coding sequence ATGCCGGATACGCTATCCAATCTTATTGGGGAAAACTACTTCCCGTTTGGCTTTCATTTGACGCGAAAGGTGTGGCACCGGTGCGGTGTTGCGGACTTGCTTCGCGGCAAGACCATCGGCGAAACGCGGGCGACGGTGCACGCGACGCGTCAGTTCGTCCAGCGGGTGAACTCGGAGCGCGCCGCCAAATCGCCGGCAGAAGAACCGATACGCCCCGGACACGCCCTCACGCTGGGCTTGCTGACGGACATTCTGCGGTACGTGGTCCATTACTACTGCTGGCAGCAGAAACCGGGCGTATTGGATGAAGGATTGAACTGGACGCGGGCCTGTTCCAGCGACGATACGGTGGAGTCGCCGCCCCCCACCTTCGTGAACCTCTTTCCTCCGGCGGTGGTAGAACTCAAGGGCACGCCGGAAACTGAGTTTCTCACGAAGAAGGAGGGACTGCGGTCCAACAAGCACGTGTCCGTGATCGAGATGGTGCTGTTGCGCCTGGCGATATCGAATCCGGCGCTGAAGTCGTTTATCCCGCTTTTTTCGGACGATGAGCTAAAACAGAAGGCTCCATACAAGGAACTTGTGGAACTTCTGGAGTCGTTCTTTGCGAATCAGCCTCCGGTCGACGCGTTGGGCATGACGCTATTTGAGTCGTTGCGGGCTCCGATGAAGGCGGCGCCGAATTCGCTGGACGATCAACTGGAGTATATCCGGGCGAAGTGGGCGCACTTCTTGCCTGCAGACCTGATTGAGCGGTTGCTGGTGATTCGCGGCATCTTGCGCGAAGAGACGTTTATGCGCGGGTTAGGCGCGGGCTCTACAGAAGTGTTGCGATTCGGACGCCACCAGGGCGCGGATGCCGACATCTATCCCGAAGCGGAGCGTTTCTCTCCGGATGCGGACTGGATGTCGAACGTCGTGATGATCGCGAAGACGATCTACGTCTGGCTCGATCAGTTGTCGAAAAAGTACGAGCGCCCGATTTACCGGCTCGATCATGTGCCCGATGAAGAACTGGATCGTTTGGCGCGTTGGGGATTCAATTGCCTCTGGCTGATTGGGGTATGGGAACGCTCGACCGCTTCCGAGGATATCAAGCGCATCATGGGCAATCCCGAGGCGGTGGCGTCGGCGTATTCGCTTTTCGATTACGACATTGCGGCGGATTTGGGCGGAGATGAAGCGTACCAGAATCTGCGCGACCGGGCGTGGCAGCGGGGCATACGGCTTGCGAGTGATATGGTGCCAAATCACATGGGCATCTATTCGCGGTGGGTCATCGAGCACCCGCAGTGGTTCCTGCAACTGGATTATCCGCCGTATCCGGCGTATCAATTCACGGGAACGAATCTCTCGAGAGATCCACGCGTAGGTCTGTATATTGAAGACGGTTATTGGACACACCGCGACGCTGCAGTTGTGTTCAAACGCGTGGACAACTGGACCGGAGACGCGAAATACATCTACCACGGAAACGACGGCACAAGCATGCCGTGGAACGATACGGCCCAGTTGAATTACCTGCTGCCGGAAGTGCGCGAAGCGGTCATCCAGACCATTCTCCATGTGGCGCGGCAATTTCCGGTGATTCGGTTTGACGCCGCCATGACGCTCGCCAAGAAGCACTATCAGCGGTTGTGGTTTCCGAAGCCGGGCGATGCCGGGGCGATACCGTCGCGCGCGGAACACGGGATGAGCCGAGCCGATTTCGATACGCAGATGCCGGAGGAATTCTGGCGCGAAGTCGTGGATCGGGTCGCGCAGGAGGCGCCGGATACCTTGTTGCTGGCGGAGGCCTTTTGGCTGATGGAGGGCTACTTCGTTCGCACGCTTGGCATGCATCGCGTGTACAACAGCGCGTTCATGAACATGCTGAAGATGGAGCAGAACTCCAATTATCGCGAGACAATGCGCAATGTCCTCGAGTTCAGTCCGGAAGTGCTGAAGCGATTCGTCAATTTCATGAACAACCCCGACGAACGTACCGCGGTAGAGCAGTTCGGCAAAGGAGACAAGTACATTGGCGTGGCGTTGTTGATGGTTACGCTGCCGGGCCTGCCCATGTTCGGCCATGGTCAGATCGAAGGATTCACCGAGAAGTACGGCATGGAGTATCGGCGCGCGTACTGGGAAGAGCAGGTCGACGAGGAGTTGGTGGCGCGACACGAGCGCGAGATTTTCCCGTTGAGCCGCAGGCGCTATCAGTTTAGCGGCGTGCAGCATTTCGCGTTCTACGATTTTCATGCGGACAACGGGCACGTGGACGAGAACGTGTTCGCGTACTCGAACCGCGCGGGCGATCATCGGTCCATCGTGTTCTACAACAACTCATTTGGCGCGACACAGGGCTGGATCAAGACGTCGACGGGCATCAACACGGGCCGAGGCGACGAGGGAACGATAGTCACGAAATCGTTGGCCGATTCGTTGGGATTGCGCGGCGATGACAACGTCTATTACATCTTCCGCGATCACCGAGACAATCTGGAGTACATCCGGTCGGGACGGCAGTTGTGCGACGAGGGATTGTTCGTTCATTTGTACGGCTATCAGTATCACGTGTTTCTGGATTTCCGCGAGGTATACGATTCCGACGGATCGTGGGGCGAGATCGCGTGGCACTTGGGTGGTGGCGGTGTACCGAGTGTGGAACTCGCCAAGCGTTCGTTGGTGCTTGCCCCGTTGCGCGAGGCTTTCAGGGAAGCTGTAAACGCGGAAACATTGAGCGCTCTGATGGCAAAGCCGCTCAACAAGGGCGTTTCGAAAAAGACGTGGGAGCCTATCGCTGCGTCGCTGGAGAAGTTTCTGACGATTTTGAGCGAGCGATCGGGAGTGTCTGCCGAGCCAAAGCCGGTGATAGACAAGGCCGCCGCATGGATTACCGGTCTGCGATCGTTCGAGAAGAAGGCTTCGGCTCTGAAATTGCCGAAGAATGTGATCGACTATTTGGTTGCGCCGATACCCGAGCCTGGCGGCCCGGATTGGGCGTTGTTCTGGCGCATACCTCTGTGCACAGCGATTCTTTTGCCAATCGATGAGGCGCTTCACGGCGAACCGTCGCATGTTCGCGCGGAGGACTGGCTGGAACATTGGATGCTGGCACATGAAACCAGGGCCGCTTTCGTGGCAATGGGACGCGGAGAATGGGAAGCCGAAATTGATGTTGAGCTGCTATCGTTTCTGCTCGATCTTTATGTTTCCACGCCCACGGACTCGGCAATGGTAAAGATGGTGTTCGAGCCGGAGATTGCCAAACCCATCCTGGGCATGAATCAGTTTGAAGGGGTGGAGTACGTTAACCGCGAACGACTTGAATCGGCACTTTACTGGCTCACACTGACGCATGCCGCCTTCGCAGTGGCTGCGCCGGACGCATCGGGTAAAGATGCGGCCGCCGTGATTCAGCGCTGGTATACGTGGTCACGCGACGTACTCAATGCCGCGCAGGAAGCCGGATACCGTGTCGCGGAGATCGAGAAGGTCTTGCTTGACGAGGCTGCGCTGGAAGAAGCCGAAAAGATCAGCCACGCTCGGGCTTCGCGTCGCGACCCATAA
- a CDS encoding NAD(P)-dependent glycerol-3-phosphate dehydrogenase: MNIQMIGAGSWGLALARLLAMNGHNVRLWCREEDDPDTLRDTRQSRFFLPGILLPEAIDVSRDIDPGADIAVLATPSHAMRSVAGKLQFSPQTIRVSVAKGVENETLLRMSEVIADVSGPCTVAALSGPSHAEEVAHDLPASVVVAGSNLEACERVQSAFVSRSFRVYTSPDIVGVELGGSLKNVIAIAAGVCDGFGLGDNAKAALMTRGLAEMARLGVAMGADPLTFAGLSGMGDLITTCESKHSRNRAVGEKIASGLSLEAILGSSPMVAEGVRTAQSAHALARRTGVELPITEQVYRVLFEGADARNAIDALMGRDAKPERG, encoded by the coding sequence ATGAACATTCAAATGATAGGTGCTGGAAGCTGGGGCTTGGCCCTCGCGCGACTGTTGGCGATGAACGGGCACAACGTGCGGCTTTGGTGTCGCGAAGAAGACGATCCGGATACGTTGCGCGACACACGCCAAAGCCGATTCTTCTTGCCGGGCATCCTGTTGCCCGAGGCAATCGACGTCTCGCGAGACATCGATCCCGGCGCCGACATTGCCGTGCTCGCCACTCCGTCTCACGCGATGCGTTCCGTCGCGGGCAAGCTCCAATTTTCCCCGCAGACCATTCGCGTCAGCGTGGCAAAAGGTGTCGAAAATGAGACGCTCTTGCGCATGAGCGAAGTGATTGCGGATGTCTCTGGTCCCTGTACCGTTGCTGCGCTCTCCGGACCCAGCCACGCCGAAGAAGTCGCGCACGACCTGCCCGCGTCAGTCGTCGTCGCCGGCTCGAACTTGGAAGCCTGCGAACGCGTGCAGTCTGCTTTTGTCAGCCGGTCCTTTCGCGTCTACACAAGCCCGGACATTGTGGGTGTCGAACTCGGCGGTTCGCTCAAGAATGTCATCGCGATTGCCGCCGGCGTATGTGACGGTTTTGGATTGGGCGACAATGCCAAAGCCGCATTGATGACGCGCGGCCTCGCCGAAATGGCTCGGCTTGGCGTGGCCATGGGCGCGGATCCGCTCACGTTTGCCGGTCTCAGCGGCATGGGCGACCTCATCACGACGTGCGAGAGCAAACATTCGCGCAACCGCGCCGTGGGGGAAAAGATCGCCAGCGGACTTAGCCTCGAAGCCATTTTGGGTTCATCGCCGATGGTCGCCGAAGGCGTGCGAACGGCCCAGTCGGCTCACGCGCTTGCCCGCCGCACCGGCGTCGAACTGCCCATCACGGAACAGGTCTACCGCGTCCTGTTCGAAGGGGCAGACGCGCGCAACGCGATCGATGCGCTTATGGGTCGCGACGCGAAGCCCGAGCGTGGCTGA
- a CDS encoding DUF5009 domain-containing protein, translated as MSSETANPQDRVLSVDVLRGFDMFWLAGGTGLALGIVGLCGERAKALLLPQLDHAKWIGFTFYDFIFPLFVFVVGMSVVFSLGKLLERKGRTAAYKRIARRAVLMYMLGLVYYGGMGGGWSDIRLMGVLQRLAICYLITGLLFCHFGTRSLVAICVTILAGYWFLLSFVPAPGHETVSWEPDGTWTAFVDAHWLPGRKHEGTWDANGILGTISAVSTCLMGVFSAQLLIAGTLSAQKKAGYLIGGGLVVTVLGLLLGLQTPIIKMLWTPSYVLVSGGLSVFLLGVFHLIVDVWKIRWWTPPFLWIGANALTIYLARNFMDFNALADRFVGGGVAAMVGPDVGYLLRVVLSLAFSLAFVRYLYRKGIFLRV; from the coding sequence ATGAGTTCGGAGACAGCAAATCCACAGGATCGCGTGCTCAGCGTCGACGTGCTGCGCGGGTTCGACATGTTCTGGCTCGCGGGAGGCACAGGGCTGGCGCTGGGCATTGTGGGATTGTGCGGCGAACGTGCGAAGGCGCTTCTTCTCCCCCAGCTCGATCATGCCAAGTGGATTGGGTTCACGTTCTACGATTTCATCTTTCCGCTGTTTGTATTCGTGGTCGGCATGTCGGTGGTGTTTTCGCTGGGCAAATTGCTGGAGCGAAAAGGGAGGACCGCCGCGTACAAGCGAATCGCGCGGCGCGCAGTGCTGATGTACATGCTGGGTCTCGTTTACTACGGAGGCATGGGCGGCGGGTGGTCGGATATCCGCTTGATGGGCGTGTTGCAGCGGCTCGCAATCTGTTACTTAATTACGGGATTGTTGTTTTGCCACTTCGGGACGCGGAGTCTTGTTGCGATTTGCGTGACTATTCTCGCGGGATACTGGTTCCTGTTGAGCTTTGTGCCTGCACCCGGGCACGAGACGGTGTCGTGGGAACCGGATGGGACGTGGACCGCATTCGTGGACGCGCATTGGCTGCCGGGGCGCAAGCACGAAGGCACGTGGGATGCCAACGGGATACTGGGGACCATTTCTGCGGTCAGCACGTGTTTGATGGGCGTGTTCTCGGCGCAATTGCTGATAGCGGGAACGCTGTCGGCTCAAAAGAAGGCGGGCTATTTGATTGGTGGCGGACTCGTCGTGACTGTGCTGGGGCTGTTGTTGGGGCTGCAAACGCCAATTATCAAGATGCTCTGGACGCCGTCGTATGTTCTGGTGTCGGGCGGCCTCAGCGTATTTCTCCTGGGCGTGTTTCATCTCATTGTGGACGTGTGGAAGATCCGGTGGTGGACGCCGCCGTTTCTATGGATCGGCGCAAACGCCTTGACGATCTACCTGGCGCGAAACTTCATGGATTTCAACGCGCTGGCGGATCGGTTTGTGGGGGGTGGTGTTGCGGCGATGGTGGGCCCGGACGTGGGTTACCTTCTTCGCGTAGTCCTTTCACTGGCCTTCTCGTTGGCCTTCGTGCGCTATCTCTACCGCAAGGGGATCTTCCTGCGCGTCTGA